In Opitutus sp., one genomic interval encodes:
- a CDS encoding ABC transporter ATP-binding protein encodes MDAKPTNAALGRIRRLLPHLRPARWDILGGLLAGVVYSISSGVGLPVMFKTTMPIFFGKPEEASPFVVKWSQYFFGEQYAGKLLITACLGLPLIFAIRGAAAFANRYLITRGGYIILESLRMEVFDRLQKLPLAFYQKHKSGDLQSRLMSDTQGLNNCITQVSTEIVKQPLTLVFSIGTLLYLAITERSALFALVALISVPLCVLPIRMAAKRIKKRSRQLAENNGELASITNETLQSPAEIQAYNLQSQQRTRFNLLTREIFRLGIKAVKYDAVTSPLIEFISVLGFAIALYVSVGNGMTFGTFSALGLALYLCYEPIKKLSSLNAALKNGEVSLERLEAVLHATDTVPDPVSPVALPPAAPTLRFERVGFAYDTADQSTQRQAALRDITLTIRPGETVALVGPSGAGKSTFAALIPRFYDPTAGSITFNDVDLRAVTKKELRDRIALVSQSPVLFNATLADNIRAGRLGASDAEVLAAAEKAHLGAFIATLPQGLQTSMGERGSSLSGGQRQRVAIARAFLKDAPILILDEATSALDSESEASIQAALQELAKGRTTLMIAHRFSSIRHATRILVFEDGRIVADGPHDELYATSPLYRSLYDQQAPARSS; translated from the coding sequence ATGGACGCCAAGCCCACCAACGCCGCGCTCGGGCGCATCCGCCGCCTACTTCCCCACCTACGACCAGCGCGCTGGGACATTCTCGGCGGGTTGCTGGCGGGCGTGGTCTACTCGATTAGCAGTGGCGTGGGCCTGCCGGTGATGTTCAAAACCACCATGCCGATTTTTTTCGGCAAACCCGAGGAGGCGTCCCCCTTTGTGGTTAAATGGTCGCAATACTTTTTCGGTGAACAGTACGCAGGGAAACTTTTGATCACCGCCTGCCTGGGCCTGCCCTTGATCTTCGCCATCCGAGGCGCCGCCGCATTTGCGAACCGCTACCTCATCACACGCGGCGGCTACATCATTCTGGAAAGCCTCCGCATGGAGGTTTTCGACCGCCTGCAAAAACTCCCCCTCGCCTTTTACCAAAAGCATAAGTCCGGCGACCTTCAGTCACGGCTCATGAGCGACACCCAGGGCCTGAACAACTGCATCACGCAAGTCAGCACCGAGATTGTGAAGCAGCCGCTCACTTTGGTGTTCTCCATCGGCACCCTGCTCTACCTCGCCATCACCGAACGCAGCGCCCTCTTCGCTTTGGTGGCGCTCATCAGCGTGCCGCTTTGCGTGTTGCCGATCCGCATGGCGGCCAAGCGCATCAAAAAACGCTCCCGCCAGCTCGCCGAAAACAATGGTGAACTCGCCTCAATCACCAACGAAACCCTGCAATCCCCCGCCGAGATCCAAGCCTACAATCTTCAATCGCAGCAGCGCACGCGTTTCAACCTGCTCACCCGTGAGATTTTCCGCCTCGGCATCAAGGCGGTCAAATACGACGCGGTCACCAGCCCGCTGATCGAATTTATCTCCGTGCTCGGCTTTGCAATCGCGCTCTACGTGAGCGTGGGCAACGGCATGACATTTGGAACCTTCAGCGCGCTCGGCCTTGCCCTTTACCTGTGCTACGAGCCGATCAAAAAACTCAGCAGCCTCAACGCCGCCCTTAAAAACGGCGAGGTCAGCCTAGAGCGGCTCGAAGCCGTCTTGCACGCCACCGACACCGTGCCCGACCCCGTTTCACCCGTGGCGCTGCCGCCTGCCGCACCCACCCTGCGTTTCGAACGCGTCGGCTTCGCCTACGACACCGCCGACCAGTCCACCCAACGCCAGGCCGCCCTCCGCGACATCACCCTCACCATCCGCCCCGGCGAGACCGTGGCCTTAGTCGGCCCCAGCGGCGCCGGCAAATCCACCTTCGCGGCCCTGATCCCGCGTTTCTACGACCCCACCGCCGGCTCGATCACCTTTAACGACGTGGACCTGCGCGCCGTCACCAAAAAGGAGCTACGCGACCGCATCGCGCTCGTCTCCCAATCGCCGGTTTTGTTCAACGCTACCCTCGCCGACAACATCCGCGCCGGCCGACTTGGCGCGAGCGACGCCGAGGTGTTGGCTGCCGCCGAAAAGGCCCACCTCGGGGCCTTCATCGCCACGCTTCCGCAAGGCCTGCAAACCTCCATGGGTGAGCGCGGTTCCAGTCTCTCCGGCGGCCAACGCCAACGTGTCGCCATCGCCCGCGCCTTTTTGAAGGACGCACCCATCCTCATTTTGGACGAAGCCACCAGCGCGCTCGACAGCGAGAGCGAGGCGTCGATCCAAGCCGCGTTGCAAGAACTCGCGAAGGGCCGCACCACGCTCATGATTGCGCACCGCTTCAGCTCCATCCGCCACGCCACGCGCATTCTCGTATTTGAGGACGGCCGCATCGTTGCCGATGGCCCCCACGACGAGCTTTACGCCACCAGCCCGCTCTACCGCAGCCTGTACGACCAACAGGCCCCTGCGCGTAGCTCATAG
- the dnaX gene encoding DNA polymerase III subunit gamma/tau, with protein sequence MSSAYQVIARKWRPQTFQDVVGQDHVVRTLRNAIGRNRIAHAYLFVGPRGTGKTSTARIFAKALNCTDGPKADFDPKDPAVQAITDGTSMDVIEIDGASNNSVDQIRELRDDVRYAPTQGKYKIYIIDEVHMLSNQAFNALLKTLEEPPEHVKFVFATTDVQKVLPTILSRCQRFDLKPIPSELIVQRLQTIAVEEKINVTPEALACIARMADGGMRDAQSIFDQMISFCGSDIAEADVLDVYGLVSGEKINALAGAVAAGDHQKIIALVDECDESGRDLVRLLTDMQALVRNALLDAIAKGGRSERLGGVSMTTEQLTRLLDGLREGEGGVKLGLAEKINFEVTLLKAVEASRSRAIDSLIKELAALAEESAIAESASGDSEKKKV encoded by the coding sequence GTGTCATCCGCCTATCAGGTCATTGCCCGCAAGTGGCGCCCGCAGACGTTCCAGGACGTTGTCGGCCAGGATCATGTCGTGCGCACCCTGCGTAACGCCATTGGGCGTAACCGCATCGCCCACGCCTATCTGTTCGTCGGCCCGCGTGGCACCGGAAAAACCTCCACCGCGCGTATTTTTGCCAAGGCGCTCAATTGCACCGACGGTCCCAAGGCGGACTTCGATCCCAAGGATCCGGCCGTGCAGGCGATCACCGATGGGACCTCGATGGACGTGATCGAGATCGACGGTGCGTCGAACAACTCCGTCGACCAAATCCGCGAGTTGCGCGACGACGTGCGCTACGCCCCAACCCAGGGGAAATACAAAATCTACATCATCGACGAGGTGCACATGCTCTCCAACCAGGCGTTCAACGCGCTGTTGAAGACCCTCGAAGAGCCGCCCGAGCACGTGAAGTTCGTCTTCGCCACGACCGACGTGCAAAAGGTGCTGCCCACGATCCTGTCGCGCTGCCAGCGCTTCGACCTCAAGCCGATCCCAAGCGAATTGATCGTGCAACGCCTGCAAACCATCGCGGTTGAGGAAAAGATCAACGTTACCCCCGAAGCACTGGCCTGTATCGCCCGTATGGCCGACGGCGGTATGCGCGATGCCCAGTCGATCTTCGACCAGATGATTTCGTTCTGCGGCTCCGACATCGCCGAAGCCGACGTGCTGGATGTGTACGGCCTGGTTTCAGGCGAGAAAATCAACGCGTTGGCCGGTGCCGTTGCTGCGGGCGACCACCAAAAGATCATCGCCCTCGTCGACGAGTGCGATGAAAGCGGCCGCGACTTGGTCCGGCTGCTCACCGATATGCAGGCCTTGGTGCGCAACGCCCTGCTCGACGCCATCGCCAAGGGCGGGCGCAGCGAACGGCTGGGCGGCGTGTCCATGACCACCGAGCAGCTCACGCGTCTGCTGGATGGCCTGCGCGAGGGCGAAGGCGGCGTGAAACTCGGACTGGCGGAAAAAATCAATTTTGAGGTCACGCTGCTCAAGGCAGTCGAGGCCAGCCGGTCCCGCGCCATCGATTCGCTCATCAAAGAGCTCGCAGCCCTGGCCGAAGAATCCGCGATTGCGGAATCGGCCTCGGGCGACAGCGAAAAAAAAAAGGTCTGA
- a CDS encoding transposase yields the protein MAALVSPCRGTLTNLICLCGRAQQDWTADYRLYSRDRVKPAGLFRTVLHELEVNLPALTPLVAAIDDTLVRKTGVKIDGVGWKRDPLGPAFQTNLVRGQRYVQLSAAWPGSDGHARMIPVDFTHAPTPPKPGKKATTDEVQQYTEKKKQQRLNVVALARIQQLRQALPDTRKLVVAGDGSYTNAVVLKGLPAKTVYIGRIRRDAVLNALPGPPAATGRPPVYGAPVQTPEELRTDDTVAWQSVEAYAAGKKHTFKIKTLGPVLWRKAGATLPLQVMVIAPVGYRLRAGSKLLYRQPAFLVCTDPDMPVGDQLQYYLWRWVIEGNFRDEKTLIGTGQAQLRTAASNRNQPAATVAAYALLLIAALLFGDPAGQTPDPPPHLRPPKWRTHSSGASPATSSTGDLLRTLRSECWADQIAPESFSDFTSTDPPSTNSSKAPPFLAEALFRAA from the coding sequence ATGGCGGCACTGGTTTCACCGTGCCGGGGGACTCTTACCAACCTGATTTGTCTGTGCGGGCGTGCCCAGCAGGACTGGACGGCCGACTACCGGTTGTATTCGCGTGACCGGGTGAAGCCGGCGGGGCTTTTCCGCACGGTCCTCCATGAGCTTGAGGTAAACCTGCCGGCGCTTACCCCGTTGGTGGCCGCCATCGATGACACCCTGGTACGCAAAACCGGGGTCAAGATCGACGGCGTCGGCTGGAAACGCGATCCGCTCGGCCCCGCGTTCCAAACCAACCTGGTGCGCGGCCAGCGCTATGTGCAACTCTCTGCGGCCTGGCCTGGTTCCGACGGACACGCCCGGATGATTCCGGTGGATTTCACCCACGCGCCGACGCCGCCAAAGCCGGGTAAAAAAGCCACTACCGACGAGGTTCAGCAGTACACGGAGAAGAAAAAACAGCAGCGGCTTAATGTCGTCGCGCTCGCCCGCATCCAGCAGCTTCGCCAGGCGCTGCCAGACACGCGCAAACTGGTGGTCGCCGGCGATGGCAGTTACACCAATGCGGTCGTACTCAAGGGCCTGCCCGCCAAGACCGTTTATATCGGCCGGATCCGCCGGGACGCCGTGCTCAACGCCCTGCCTGGACCACCCGCGGCCACCGGTCGCCCGCCGGTCTATGGCGCGCCGGTCCAGACCCCGGAAGAGCTGCGCACCGACGACACCGTGGCCTGGCAAAGCGTCGAGGCTTATGCGGCCGGAAAAAAGCACACCTTTAAAATCAAGACCCTCGGGCCGGTGCTGTGGCGTAAAGCCGGGGCGACGCTCCCGTTGCAAGTCATGGTGATCGCCCCGGTGGGCTACCGATTGCGCGCAGGCTCGAAGCTGCTCTATCGCCAGCCTGCCTTCTTGGTTTGCACCGACCCGGATATGCCCGTGGGTGACCAACTCCAGTATTACCTCTGGCGTTGGGTCATCGAGGGAAACTTCCGGGATGAGAAAACCCTGATCGGCACCGGCCAGGCACAACTGCGCACCGCCGCCTCCAACCGCAACCAACCCGCCGCCACCGTCGCCGCCTATGCGCTGTTGTTAATCGCCGCCCTGCTCTTCGGCGATCCTGCGGGGCAAACCCCTGATCCGCCGCCGCATCTTCGCCCGCCCAAATGGCGCACGCACTCTTCGGGCGCCTCGCCTGCGACCAGTTCCACGGGGGACCTCTTGCGCACCCTGCGCAGCGAATGCTGGGCCGACCAGATCGCCCCAGAGAGTTTCTCCGACTTCACGTCGACCGACCCTCCCTCCACGAACTCATCAAAAGCGCCACCCTTCTTGGCTGAAGCACTCTTCCGCGCTGCGTAA
- a CDS encoding antitermination protein NusG produces the protein MSTPAPDELRWFVCHTKPRCEKKLAALLVAEKIEHYLPTTESVKNYGPRTKRFTKPLFPGYVFAQVVLENKARIYQQDLLARVIPVGNESQFLRQMADVRAMVASGFEISLRPVMERGTRVKVVSGPLWGLEGVVDDPASPKGIIVAVDVLQQGLHVCIAADCLEILA, from the coding sequence GTGAGCACCCCGGCCCCCGACGAGTTACGGTGGTTTGTTTGCCACACCAAGCCGCGCTGCGAAAAGAAACTCGCCGCGTTGCTGGTGGCTGAAAAAATCGAGCACTACCTGCCGACCACGGAGAGTGTTAAAAACTACGGCCCGCGAACCAAGCGCTTCACCAAGCCGCTTTTCCCTGGCTATGTTTTTGCCCAAGTCGTTCTGGAAAACAAAGCCCGTATTTATCAGCAGGACTTGCTCGCCCGAGTGATTCCCGTGGGTAACGAGTCACAGTTTCTGCGCCAAATGGCCGATGTGCGTGCGATGGTGGCTTCGGGCTTCGAAATCAGCCTGCGCCCCGTTATGGAGCGCGGGACCCGCGTCAAGGTGGTCAGTGGCCCGTTGTGGGGCCTGGAAGGCGTGGTCGATGACCCTGCGAGCCCCAAGGGCATCATCGTGGCGGTGGACGTTCTCCAGCAGGGCCTGCACGTGTGCATCGCGGCGGATTGCCTCGAAATCCTCGCTTAG
- the aroQ gene encoding type II 3-dehydroquinate dehydratase, with protein MKTIAILNGPNLDRLGKREPEIYGHTTLADLEASLRAEFSGVAKLDFFQSNHEGALIDKIGALADAKLDGIVINGAALTHTSVALRDALAGAHIPAVEVHISNIYKREEFRHTSLTAPIALAVISGLGLEGYFAAVRFLLKR; from the coding sequence ATGAAAACCATCGCCATTCTCAACGGCCCCAATCTCGACCGCCTCGGCAAACGTGAACCCGAGATCTACGGCCACACGACCCTTGCCGACTTGGAGGCGTCCCTGCGCGCCGAGTTCTCGGGCGTGGCCAAGCTCGACTTTTTCCAGTCCAACCACGAGGGCGCGCTCATCGATAAAATTGGGGCGCTCGCCGATGCGAAGCTCGATGGTATCGTCATCAACGGCGCCGCTCTCACGCACACCAGTGTTGCCCTGCGCGATGCCTTGGCCGGCGCGCACATTCCCGCCGTGGAAGTGCACATCTCCAATATCTACAAACGCGAAGAGTTTCGGCACACCTCGTTGACTGCGCCGATCGCCTTGGCGGTCATCAGCGGGCTCGGGCTTGAGGGCTATTTCGCCGCCGTGCGGTTTTTGCTGAAACGGTGA
- a CDS encoding stilbene synthase, whose product MYLQALATAVPTTSLTQPECWELLAQSNARKRLSERSQQMLEAVLTGDSGIDRRHFSATDLDAIFDNTPDQLNAAFREAAPRLAGQALTTALEQAGLRASELDALLICTCTGYLCPGVSSYVAEQLGLRPNAFLQDIVGLGCGAAVPTLRAVNAVLAAQPGATVACVAVEICSAAFFIDDDPGVLISACLFSDGAAASIWRAKPKAGSAAVRCHGFNTLHRPQDRDKLRFETRDGKLRNLLHKSVPALAADAVSHLLADEPFGTPPPTQIIAHPGGREVIKAIESVLPAYPLDATRRVLRNHGNMSSPSVLFALAEALRVGRPEPERHWWLVSFGAGFSAHGCRITGA is encoded by the coding sequence ATGTATCTCCAAGCCCTCGCCACCGCCGTGCCAACCACCTCCCTGACGCAACCGGAGTGTTGGGAACTCCTGGCGCAGTCCAACGCCCGCAAGCGGCTCTCGGAGCGTTCGCAGCAGATGCTCGAAGCGGTGCTCACCGGTGACAGCGGCATCGACCGGCGGCACTTCTCGGCGACCGACCTCGATGCGATTTTCGACAACACGCCAGACCAGCTTAACGCCGCCTTTCGAGAAGCCGCGCCCCGCTTGGCCGGTCAAGCGCTCACGACCGCTCTGGAGCAAGCCGGCCTGCGCGCGAGCGAACTCGACGCGCTGCTCATTTGCACCTGCACCGGCTACCTGTGCCCCGGCGTTTCCAGTTATGTGGCCGAGCAACTTGGCCTGCGTCCCAACGCCTTTCTTCAAGATATCGTCGGCCTGGGGTGCGGGGCGGCCGTCCCCACCTTGCGCGCCGTCAACGCCGTGCTGGCCGCCCAACCGGGTGCCACCGTGGCCTGCGTGGCGGTTGAGATCTGCTCGGCGGCTTTCTTCATCGACGACGACCCCGGAGTACTGATTAGCGCGTGTCTCTTCAGTGATGGCGCGGCGGCAAGTATCTGGCGCGCGAAACCCAAGGCCGGCTCGGCTGCGGTACGTTGCCACGGTTTTAACACCCTTCATCGACCCCAGGACCGCGACAAACTCCGCTTCGAGACCCGCGATGGTAAGCTGCGCAACCTCCTTCACAAAAGCGTGCCCGCTCTCGCGGCGGACGCGGTCTCGCACCTGCTCGCCGACGAGCCGTTTGGCACTCCACCACCCACCCAAATCATCGCCCATCCCGGCGGCCGCGAGGTGATCAAAGCGATTGAATCGGTGCTGCCCGCATATCCGCTCGACGCTACTCGGCGCGTGCTACGCAACCACGGCAACATGAGCAGCCCCTCGGTGCTCTTCGCTTTGGCCGAGGCGTTGCGCGTTGGCCGACCCGAACCTGAGCGCCACTGGTGGCTGGTCAGCTTCGGTGCCGGCTTCAGTGCTCACGGCTGCCGAATCACCGGCGCGTGA